The DNA segment GAGGCTGAAGCGCTCGTCGCGCCGGAACTTCGCGTAGACGACGATCTGCAGGTGCGCGAGGGTCCGGTCCTCGATCTCGATCACGGCCGGCGGTGTGCCGTAGAGGAATTGACCCATGCCGCCAGCCTATCCCTAGTCCGGCTCTTTACTAGAAGGTCTAGCTACTTCTCGGGTTCGCCGTGATCAGCGGCGTCGGCGTCGATCTCGTCGACCGCGGCGCCCATCCGGCGGAGGAAGTTGACGACGACCTCGGCCTCGCCGGCGTCGAGGTCCTCCGCGATCTCGAGCATCCGGCGGTGCATCTCCTGCAGCGTCTCGCGGACCTCCTGATCGCTGTCGACCGTCGCCTCGACGACGATGCCGCGGCGGTCGCTCGGATGGGGCTTCCGCACCAGGTGCCCGCTGCGGACGAGCCGGTCGATCAGCACGGTGGTCGAGGCGGAGGAGATCGAGAGGTGCGCGGCGAGGTCCTTCGCGCTGACGAGGTCGCCCTCCCGCTGGCGCCGCAGCAGGAACTGGATCGCGATCAGGTCGGTCTCGCCCATCGCCATCTTCTCGCGCGTGCGGCGGCGCATCGCCACCTCGGAGACCCGGTACCCGCGCATCGCGCTGAGCACCTCGACGGCACGTCGCGTCGAGGACTCGTCCGGGTACCAGTAGCCGGCGCCGCCCCGGACCGTCGTCTCGCTCATCCGGCCATCCTAGACTCGCGTGCAATCAGACCGTCTAGCGACCGGGGACCTGTGCCGGCGGCCCGCCCGCCTACGCTGGACCGGTGACCGCCACCCTCGTCGCCAAGGGCCTCTCCGGAGGCTACGCGCACCGCACCCTGTTCGACCGCCTCGACCTCACGGTCGCCCCGGGCGACGTGGTCGGCGTCGTCGGCGCGAACGGAGCGGGCAAGTCCACCCTCCTGCGCATCCTCGCCGGCGAGACCGCGCCGCTCGACGGCAGCGTCGTGCTCGCGCCCGGCGACGCCTTCGTCGGCTGGCTGCCGCAGGAGCACGAGCGCCGCGAGGGCGAGACCGTCGCCGCCTACATCGCCCGCCGCACCGGCGCCGCGGAGGCCTCGGCCGAGCTCGACGAGGCCGCCTCCGCGCTGGCCGAGCCCGACCCCGACGGTCGCATCGCCGACCGCTACGCGCTCGCCCTCGACCGCTGGCTCGCGAGCGGTGCCGCCGACCTCGACGAGCGGACCCCCGTCGTCCTCGCCGACCTCGGCCTCGCGCTCGACGCGACCGGGCGCACGAGCGGTGTGGCCGCCGACTCCCTGATGACCTCGCTCTCCGGCGGCCAGGCCGCTCGCGTCGGCCTCGCCGCCCTCCTGCTCTCCCGCTTCGACGTCGTGCTGCTCGACGAGCCCACCAACGACCTCGACCTCGACGGCCTCGAGCGGCTCGAGGCGTTCGTCCGCGGTCTGCGCGGCGGAGTGGTGCTCGTCAGCCACGACCGCGAGTTCCTCGCCCGCAGCGTCACCCGCGTGCTCGAGCTCGACCTCGCGCAGAACACCACCACCGTCTACGGCGGCGGCTACGACGCCTTCCTGGAGGAGCGCGAGACCGCGCGCCGCCAGCGCCGCGAGAAGTACGAGGACTTCGCGGACAAGAAGGAGGACCTCGTCTCGCGCGCCCGCACCCAGCGGGAGTGGTCGAGCCAGGGCGTCCGCAACGCGATGAAGAAGGCGCCCGACAACGACAAGATCCGCCGCAAGGCCTCGGCCGAGTCGAGCGAGAAGCAGGCCCAGAAGGTCCGCCAGATGGAGAGCCGCATCGCCCGGCTCGAGGAGGTGGAGGAGCCGCGCAAGGAGTGGCAGCTCGCCTTCACCATCGGCAGCGCCCCGCGCTCGAGCTCGGTCGTCTCCACGCTGAACGGCGCCGTCGCCCGCCGCGGCACCTTCACCCTCGGCCCGGTCTCGCTGCAGGTCGACGCGGGCGACCGCATCGGCATCACCGGCCCCAACGGCGCCGGCAAGTCGACGCTCCTGTCACTGCTGCTGGGCCGCTCCGCTCCCGAGGAGGGCGGCGCCTCGCTCGGCGCGAGCGTCGCCGTCGGCGAGATCGACCAGGCGCGCGGATTGCTCGCCGCCGACGTCCCGCTCGCCGACGCCTTCGAGGCGCTGGTGCCGGAGTGGCCGACCGCGGAGGTGCGCACCCTGCTGGCGAAGTTCGGCCTCAAGGCCGACCACGTCTCGCGCCCCGTCGGCGAGCTCTCGCCCGGCGAGCGGACCCGCGCCGCCCTGGCGCTGCTGCAGGCGCGCGGCACGAACCTCCTCGTGCTGGACGAGCCGACCAACCACCTCGACCTCGCCGCGATCGAGCAGCTGGAGCAGGCGCTCGAGTCCTACGAGGGCACGCTGCTGCTGGTCACCCACGACCGCCGCATGCTCGAGACCGTGCAGCTGACCCGCCACTGGCACGTCGAGGCGGGCGTCGTCACCGAGCGCTGACCTGCGCGTGCGACCTCACAGCGACGCGGCGCGCGCCAGCAGCAGGGCGCGGGTGCGCTCGTTGCCGGCCAGCGCGGCGGCGACGGCGAGCTCGGCGCGCGCCTCCTCCCGCCGGCCGAGGCGCGCGAGCAGCTCGCCCCGCACGCTCGGCAGCAGGTGCGACCCGCGGAGGACCCCGTCGGACGCCAGCCGGTCGACGACGAGCAGCGCGGAGGCGGGACCGGTCGCCATCGACACCGCGACGGCGCGGTTGAGCTCGACGACCGGGCTCGGCGACACCCGACCGAGGATCTCGTACAGCAGCACGATGCGCTCCCAGTCGGTCGCGGCCACACTCGGGGCGATCGCGTGGCACTCGGCGATCGCGGCCTGCAGCCCGTAGGGCCCGCGGCCCCTGCCCACGCGGTCGGCGCGGCGCAGCGCCTCCCGGCCGCGCTCGATCTGCCCGCGGTCCCAGCGGGTGCGGTCCTGGTCCTCGAGCAGCACCGGCGAGCCGTTGGGCGCCGTCCGCGCCGCGAACCGCGAGGCCTGCAGCTCCATCAGGGCGAGCAGCCCCAGCACCTCGGGCTCGCGCGGGAGCAGCGCGGCGAGCACGCGCCCGAGCCGCAGCGCCTCCCCCGCCACCTCCGTGCGGAGCCAGCGATCGCCCGAGGTCGCGGCGTAGCCCTCCGTGAAGATCAGGTAGACGACCCCGAGCACCGCGTCGAGCCGTGCCCGCCACTCCGCCGGGTCCGGCACCTCGAACGGCACGCCCGACGCCGCGAGCGACTTCTTCGCCCGCACGATCCGCTGCTGGACGGTCGCGACCGGCACCAGGAACAGCCGGGCGATCGCCTCCGTGCCGAGCCCGCCGACGAGCCGCAGCGTGAGCGCGATGCTCGCCTCCCGAGAGAGGACCGGGTGGCAGGCGGTGAAGACCAGCCGGAGCACGTCGTCCTCGATCGGCCGCCACTCGTCGTCGACGCTCTCCTCGAGGGTGCGGGCGAGGAGGCGGTAGCGCTCGTCGAGTGCCGTCCGCCGCCGCCAGCCGTCGATCGCCCGGCGCTTCGCCACGGCCGTCAGCCAGGCCCCGGCGTTGCGCGGGACACCGGTCGTGGGCCACTGCTCGAGCGCCTCGACCAGGGCCTCCTGCGCCAGGTCCTCGGCGAGGCCGACGTCGCCCGTCACCCGGGCGAGCGTCCCGACGATGCGCGCGCTCTCGATCCGCCAGACGGCGTCGACCCGCGCCCGGGTCTCCTCCCCGGGAGGCGCCGGCGTCATGTCAGCCGTTCTCGGCGCGGGCCTTCTCGTCCTCGCGCCAGCCGGCCTCCTTCTGGAGGTACTCGTTGTCGGCGAAGTCCGCGAAGTCGCTCTCGTCGGTGACGCGGCGCACCTCCAGCTTGTTGCCGGGAACGAGCGGGCAGCGCAGCGCCCACTCCTTCGCCTCCTCCTTCGAGGAGACCTGGATGATCCAGAAGCCGTTGAACAGCTCGTGCGTCTCGCCGTAGGGGCCGTCGGTGATCGCGGCGGGCTCGGAGGAGAAGTCGACGACGAACCCGGAGGTCGCGACGTCGTCGGCGAGCCCCTCGCCCGCGAGCAGGACGCCGGCGGTGATCATCGCCTCGTTGTACTGCCCCATCCGGGTGATGATCTCGTCGAACGGGATCGCCTCGTAGGCGGCCTTGGCGGCCTCGGTCGCGCGCATGATCAGCATGTACTTCACGGTGGTCTCCTCGGGATTCGCGGGCGCCCTCTGCGCCCTCCTACTATCCCGTCGAACGGCGCCCGCCGACATCGACATCCCCGTGAAAGAAATCCGACGAGTCGATGCCCCCGTACTGGTCGAGCAGCCCCGAAGTGCCGTCATCACGCCGGTCGAGCAGCCCCGGACTGCCGTCATCATGCTGGTCGAGCAGCCCCGGAGGGGCGTATCGAGACCTGCCGTCACCAGCAGGGCGGGTCTGCAGACCCGTCGTCTGACGCAGGTGGATCTCGATACGCCCGCTCCGCGGGCTACTCGATCAGCATGAACCGCCGACGACCACGCCGGTCGAGCAGCCCGACGGATCGGAATCATGCTGGTCGAGTAGCCCCGGAGGGGCGTATCGAGACCCACCACCCCCAGCACCCCGGCTCCGCAGACCACCCCGCGCCGCAGGTCACCCCACCGCGTCGAGCAGAGCCCGCACCACCGCGGCCGAGCGGTCCGCCGCGTCGTCCACGTGCGCCTCGAACGACCCGGGCTCGCAGAGATCCGAGATGCCGCGCACCGACACGAACGGCAGTCCGTGCACGAAGGCGGTCTGCGCGAGCGAGACGGACTCCATGTCCGTCGCCAGCGCCCCGTCGTACAGTCCGCGCACCCGCGCCACATGGTCGCCCGAGACGAAGACGTCGCCCGAGACGATCAGCCCGCGCCGCACCGTGATCGCTGCACCGCCCGGCATCGCCGCATCGAGGTCCGCGGCGAGCGCCGGCGCGTGCCCGGAGTAGCGCGCCGGCATCCCCGGCACCTGCCCCATCGCGTAGCCGAACGCCTGCGCGTCCGCATCGGTCTGCACGTACTCGTCGCCGACGACCACGTCGCCCACGCGCACCTCGGCACCGAGTCCGCCCGCCGATCCAGCGCTGATCACCAGCGGCGCGCCCCCCACCCGGAGGACCGCCGCCGTCAGCCCGCCGGCCGCGTTCACGAGCCCCACGCCGGTGCGCACGAGCAGCACCGGGTGGCCGCCGACCTCGATCGACCACTGCAGGGCGTTGCCCACCGCGACCGGCTCCGGGGCGCCGCCCGCCGCCGCGAGGAACGGCTCGGCCTCCTCGTCCATCGCGACGAGGACGATCGCCTCGACCGCGCTCACGCGGTGACCTGCTCCCACTCGTCGCGCCGCGCGAGGAACGTGCGCGCCGCGTCCTGAGCGCCCTCGAGCGAGTGGTTCGCTCCCCAGCCGCACTGCGTCTCGTTGGCGGCGGGGACCTCGGTGGCCTCGGTGATGTCGCGGAGAGTCGACTCGACCAGGTCCAGCACCTCGGCGAGCTCGGGCTCGCCCTGCAGGATCAGGTAGAAGCCGGTCTGGCAGCCCATGGGCGAGAAGTCGACGACGCGGTCGGAGTGGTTGCGCGACTTCTCCGCGAACAGGTGCTCGAGCGAGTGCACGGTCGGCATCTCGAGGTGGCCGCGGTTGGGCTGGGTGAAGCGCACGTCGTACTTGACGAGGTGGTCCCCGGCCGGAAGCGTCTTCGCGTCGGCCAGGCGCACGTAGGGCGCGGCGACGGTGCGGTGATCGAGGTTGAACGACTCGACGTTCATGCGCGGCTGATCCACGGTGGTCTCCTTCTCCTGGGGTCCCTCCATTGTCCCCCGCGCCTCCGACAGCAGCCCGAGCGCCGATCCACTGCTATCGAGGTGAGGAAGCGCCTGTCGCCATCGGCGGCGAAGGGATGCCGAGCAGCGCCGGCGGCGTGTAGATCCCCGACGGCGTCTTCGGTGCCACCGCGGGTGCGGGGTGGCCCTGCACAGGTGCTTGACCCCTGGCGAGCGCCCCTTCAGTGGTCGTGGTCCGATCCGACATGCGATCCCTCCTTCTGCTGAGGACGAGCGGCGTCGAGCCATTCGACGACGGCCCCCTCCGGGACCGATACCCAGACGCCGCGACTCCCTTCGATCCTTCCACCGAAAGTCCCGTCGGCCAGGACCTCGAACTGCACTTCGACGAAGATGTCGCGAGACTGCGGATAGGTCGAGACGAAGCTCTTCACCGACATCCATCCGCCGACTCGGCGACCGTCGGGAAGCTGCACCTTCACCCAGGTATCGACCATGGTCTGCGCGACCTTGTCCCATGCCGTCGGGATGCTCTCGTACGCCGTAGCCCGTCCGACCGGCAAGCGGATCCAGCGGAACTGCGGGCGCGCGAGCCATCGCCAGTCGGGGCGCCACCACCGCGGCCTGAAGTGCAGGACGAACGCCGCCGCGGACGGGATCAGCACCCCGAGCCACAGCAGGTAGCCGCCGACGAGCCGGGGCTCCCGCTCGAAGGAGGCGCGTGGGTCGCTCGCGAAGGCCACCAGATCGTCGCCGAGGACGACGAGGTACACCGCATCGAGGACGACGCTCACGAGGACCGCATCGAAGACGCGAGTGCTCACGTTCTGGTCGGTCCACCTGAAGCCCCTGAGCCAGAGCCGCACCGCTGCGTAGAGCACGCCCGGCACGACCAGCGCGAGCAGGATCGCCACGCCGATGGCGCTGTCGGGGACGACCATGGGCGGCTCCTTCCGCGAAGTGGACTCCCGCAAGCGTGCCGCCGTTCTTCGGGCGAGGACGATTCCGGGACGCCGATCGGAGGAGAGATTCTGGTTCCGGGCCCTGTTGAGGAGTCTGTCTCGTCGGCGTCCCCCGTTCCACTCCCCGCCGCCTCACCCCCCCCGAGATCGACGGCGGACGCGCCGGGTCGAGCACGGACGCGGTCGATCAGCGGACCGGAGTACCCGACCAGGGAGTCGCGATGGGCGCCGACACCGCTACCGCGCCGCCGCGTCCTCGCCCGGCACGAAGCGGTAGCCCATCCCCGCCTCCGTCAGCAGGAACCGCGGGTGCGCGGGATCGGGCTCGAGCTTCTTGCGCAGCTGCGCGAGGTACAGCCGGAGGTAGCCGGTGTCGGTCACGTGGGTCGGCCCCCAGATCTCGTCGAGCAGCGAGCGCCGGGTGACCAGCTTGCCCGCGTTCCGCACGAGGATCTCCAGCACCTGCCACTCCGTCGGCGTGAGCCGCACCGCGGCGCCGTCGCGCATCGCGCTCTTCGCCGCCAGGTCGACGGTCACGTCGCCGATCCGCACCGTCGGCTCGCCCTCGGCCGGCTGCACGCGCCGCGACAGGGCCCGGATGCGCGCGAGCACCTCGTCCATCGAGAACGGCTTGGTCACGTAGTCGTCGGCCCCCGCGTCGAGGGCGCCGACCTTGTCCGCCGAGCCGGTGCGCCCCGAGACGACCAGCACCGGCGCGCTCGTCCAGCCGCGCAGCGCCTGGATCACCTCGACCCCGTCGAGCCGCGGCATGCCGAGGTCGATCATGTAGAGGTCCGGCCGCTCGTCGATGGCGCGGTTGATCGCCTCGGTCCCGTCGCCCGCGGTGACCACGTCGTAGCCGCGGGCGGTCAGGGTGATCCGCAGCGCGCGCAGGATCTGCGGGTCGTCGTCGGCGATCAGGATCTTCATGCGGCTCCTCCCGAAGCATCGGCTCCCGCGGCCCGCCGCTCGGCGGCATCGGTCTGGGCGGCATCGGTCTCGGCGGCATCGGTCCGGGCGGCCGCGTCGTCCGCCACCACCGGCAGCGTCACCACCATCGTCAGCCCGCCGCCGGGGGTGTCCTCGGCCTCGAGCGTCCCGCCCATCCCCTCGGTGAACCCCTTCGACAGCGCGAGCCCCAGCCCCAGCCCGGTCGTGTTGTCGTCGTCACCCAGGCGCTGGAACGGCACGAAGACCTCCTCCCGGCGCTCGGGCGCGATCCCCGGGCCGTGGTCGACGATCCGGATCTGCGCCGTGCCGCCGAAGACGCTGGTCGACACCCGCACCCGGGTCCCCTCCGGCGCGTAGCGCACCGCGTTCGCCAGGAGGTTCACCACGACCCGCTGCAGCAGGACGCCGTCGGCGAGCAGCTCAGGCCCGTCCGGATCCAGATCGAGGTCGACCTCTCCCGGGCCGAGCCCCAGCTCGTCGAGAGCGGGCAGCACGACATCGGCCGCGTCCAGCGGCGCGAGCGACACCGCGAGCACTCCCGCCTCGAGCCGGGTCACGTCGAGCAGATCGGTGACCAGCGCGCCCAGGGTGGTGAGGCTCTCGTCCGCGGTCGCGAGCAGCTCCGCCCGGTCGCCCTCGCTCCACTCCACGTCGCGGGAGCGCAGCCCCGAGACGGCGGCGGTGGCGGCCGCCAGCGGCCGGCGCAGGTCGTGGCTGACCGCGGAGAGCAGGGCGCTGCGCATCCGATCGGTCTCGGCCAGCGGAGCCAGCGAGCTCGCCGTCTCGCTCAGCGCCTCCCGCTCGAGCGCGGAGTCGAGCTGCGCGGCGACCACCTGCAGCAGCCGCCGCTCGCTGCCCTCCAGCTCGCGGCCGTGCAGCTCGAGCTCCGCCTGCGCGCCCACCGGGATCCGCACGGGCTCACTCGCGGCCGCCGGCTCGCCGTCCGCGGCGACCACCGCGCCGTCCCGCACCAGCCGGACGCCGGTGAGGCCGAACGCCTCGCGCGCGCGCTCGAGGATCGCCTGCAGCGCACCCTGGCCGCGGATCACCCCGCCCGCGATCGTCGCGAGCAGCTCCGCCTCGGCGCCGGACCGCTTCGCCGCCCGGGAGCGCCGGGCCGCCCGGTCCACCACGGCGCTGACCAGCACCGCGTTCAGGACGTAGAGCGCGAGCGCGAGCTCGTGCAGCGGCTCGTCGACGGAGACCGTGTAGAGCGGATCGACGAAGAAGTAGTCGAGGGTCAGCCCCGAGAGGACGGCCGCGAACAGCGCGGGCCAGAGCCCGCCGACCAGCGCGACGAGCACGACGAGCAGCTGGTACGAGAGCACGTCGCTGGTGATCGACTCGTCGCTCCGCAGGCTCGCCATCAGCCAGGTGACCAGCGGCCCGCCGACCAGCGCGAGGGCCGTGCCGAGGAGCCGGCGCCGCAGTGTCAGCGCTCCGCCGAGGCGCGGCAGCACCGCCGCGCGACCGGCGGCCGAATGGCTGACGATGTGGACGTCGATGTCGCCCGACTCGCGGATCACGGTCGCGCCGATCCCTGGAGTGAGCGCCGCGGCGAGACGGCTGCGCCGGCTCACGCCGAGCACCAGCTGCGTGGCGTCCACCGAGCGGGCGAACGCGACGAGCGTGCGCGGCACGTCCTCGCCGACCACCTGGTGGTAGCTGCCGCCGAGCGACTCGACGAGCGCGCGCTGCGCCGCGAGCACCTCGGGTTGCGGGGTCCGCAGTCCGTCCGGCGTCAGCACGTGCACGGCGAGCAGGTCGCCGCCGGAGGCGCGCGCGGCGATCCGCGCACCGCGGCGCAGCAGCGTCTCGCCCTCCGAGCCGCCGGTCAGCGTCACGACCACGCGCTCGCGGGCGGCCCAGGTGCTGTCGATGCCGTGCTCGCCGCGGTAGTCGCGGAGCGCGCTGTCGACCTCGTCCGCGAGCCAGAGCAGTGCCAGCTCGCGCAGCGCGGTGAGCGTGCCGAGGCGGAAGCGGTGCGAGAGCTCGGCGTCGATCCGCTCGGGCGGGAAGACGCGGCCCGCGGCGAGCCGGTCGCGCAGCGCCTGCGGAGCGAGGTCGACGAGCTCGATCCGGTCGGCGGCGCGGAGCACGGCGTCGGGGATCGTCTCGTGCGGCCGCGCCCCGGTGATCGCCTCGACGACGTCGTTCAGCGAGGCGATGTGCTGGATGTCGACGGTCGTGAGCACGGTGATGCCGGCGTCGAGGAGCTCCGCCACGTCCTCCCAGCGCTTCCGGTGCGACGAGCCGGGAGCGTTGGTGTGCGCGAGCTCGTCGACCAGCGCGATGTCCGGTCGGCGGGCGAGCACCGCCGCCGGGTCCATCTCCTCGAGTCGCGCACCGCGGTGCAGCACCGCGCGCCGCGGGACGACCTCGAGGCCCGCGATCCTCGCGGCGGTCTCGGCGCGGCCGTGCGTCTCGACGACCGCGATCACGACGTCGCGCCCCTCATCGGCGAGCCGGCCGCCCTCCTCGAGCATCGTGGACGTCGTGCCGACGCCGGGCGCCGCTCCCAGCAGCACGCGCAGGCGGCCCTTCGTCATGCTCCGGCCCCCACTCTCGGCTCGCGAGATCGGCTCCGGCACGCACGATCGCGGCGTTCCGGCGAGCCGAAGGTGATTCTACGAGCCCGAGGTGCGCCGCGAACCTCAGCGCAGGCGGTACGCCTTCCAGAACTGGCGCATGGTCAGGCCGTACTCCTTGCGGAACAGCCGTGCGGCGGTCACGTACTCGTGCAGTCCGCACCGGGCGGCGAGCACCTCGAAGCCGTCGGGGTTGTCGGCCGCACTGATCTCCGCGGCGAGCGCCGTCAGGCGACTGGTCCGGATGTACTCGGAGAGGGTCGGTCCGTCGCTCGCGAAGAGCCGGTGGATCGTGCGGGGACTGGTGTGGAAGACCTCGGCCAGGGTGCCGACGGTGAGATCGCGCTGGGCGAGGTGGTCGCGCACGTAGCCCTCGACGTGCTCCCGGGAGAGCTTGATCCGATCGAGGTCGCCGACGGCGAGGTGCGACCGGTTCGCGAGCGACGCCTCGATCAGCCCGGTCAGCTGCGCGAGCTGCGCGCGGAACGCGTCCGGCGAGATCGAGTCCTGCGAGGCGAGCTCGTGCGAGAGGGTCTGGAACAGGCGCATCAGTCGCGGCGGCGAGATCACCTCCAGCCCGTAGAGCGGGACGGAGGCCCGGAAGCGCTCGCTCAGCTGATCGACCGGAATGCTGATGAAGATGCACTCGGTCACGTCGTAGGTCTCCGAGGACACCGGCTCACCGCCGCCCGCGATGGCGATGGAGCCCCGCGTGAGGCGATAGCGCTGAGTGCCGACGGAGATGAAGCACTCGCCCTCGATCAGCGCCACGATCTCGATGCGATTGCTTCTCGGGAATCCGAGGGAGCTCGAATCCGGAGAGGTGAAGTAATTGGCGCGCGCGGTCATCCGCTGAGCACTCACCTGATCGATGACCACCCGCTCCGACTCCGCCTCGAACGCCTCTCGACTGCGCGGATGGAATTCACCGACTCCCATCCACTCGCTGATCGCCTTCTCGGCGCCCGGACCGCTGAAGCGCTGCCGATCGATGCGGCAGGGCGAGCTCGGCCTGAGGGGGGAGTCCGTGGACGGGAGGGTCTCTTTCATCACTGCTGTTCCATCTCGAGGATCGGCTACGAGCGGCCCGGAACGGGATCCGCTCGCCACACGTCCGCGACGGCAGGACATGTGAATTCTCAAAGCCACAACCTGCTCATCCACACGGTGAACGGGGACTGCTGCGGGGTGACCGAGCGGTGAGTGTAACAGGAGAGAGGGCGCCGAATTCAAGTCCGGCGCCAATTGAGTGATTCCCCGCCGAATCAGCTGATCTCCGCCATCTTCGATTCCCCGTCTTTCCGCGGATGGATGTCTTTCTATACGCAAGCATCGACCTTTATATACGTCCTCATGAACGAAGAGCACTTTCAGGTTCCGGACATGTATCGCTGAGCCTCATCAGCCGTTCCCGCCATCTCCGATGATCCGTGCCAGAGATTTCGGGACGCCGCGCGATCGGCTCACCATCGATGTCGACCCCGCGAAAACCGCTCTGCCGCCCACGAGGCCGGTTCAGATCGTCGTCCGCCGCGACCATCGCTCGCCCTCCCCACCCACGAAAGGGACACCCGAGAATGAGACCACGACTCCGCCGCCGCCTCCTGGCCGCCGCCGCCCTCGCCGCCGCGGTCGCCGTTCCGAGCGCCGTCGCCGTGGGCGGTGCCGCACCGGCCGCCGTCGCCGACACCGCGAGCGCCGTCCCCGACCTCCGCGTCTCCTACCTCCAGCTCGGAGCGACCGGCTCGCTGGCGCAGATCGATCCGGCCGGCATCGCCGCCTCGAACGTGATCGTGTTCGCCTTCGCCGACCCGGCGAGCAGCACGGCCGATCCCGCGACCCTCGCGGCGATGCAGAAGGTCATCGACCAGGAGGCGAAGGGCACGGTGAACCTGCTCAGCCTCGGCGGGCAGACCGTCACCCGGGACACCGTGAACACCGGCACGGCGAGCGCCGTCGGCTCCCGGCTGCTCGCGCAGATCGAGGACTACAACGCGAAGCTCTCCGGCGGGAGCATCACGGGCGTCGACCTCGACCTCGAGAACGGCATCGACGCCCCGACGATCAGCGCCCTCGGCGCGACCGTGAAGGGCGCGGGCCTCTCCCTCGCCGTCGCGCCGCAGGTCTACCTGAGCAGCGGGACCGAGGTGGACCCGGCCGCGCCCACGAACCTGACCCTCACCTCCGGTGTCCACGACGGCGCGAACGACCAGTTCGGTCCGCTCCTGAAGAGCGGCACAGTCGACTACCTGCTCGCCCAGACCTACAACACCGGCGGCTGGACGGTCGGCGGCGCCGCCGAGAAGGACCCCGGCTTCTTCAGCACGATCGCCCGCGCGCTGAACAGCGCGGTGCGGTCCGACTGCTCCGCCGCCACCTCGCTGTGCATCGGCGAGGGCACGAGGATCGTGATCGGCCAGGTCAGCAACGCCGGCGCCAGCGGCACCGCGAACAACGTCTTCGGCGGATCCGGCGCCGCCGCCTACGACCAGGCCGCGGTGCTCGCCGACCTCGCCGCGCAGTGGAAGGCGATGAAGGCGAAGCCCGAGCTCTACGGTCACGTGACCGGCGTGATGCAGTGGTCGCTCAACAACGACTACGCGCCCGCGGCCTGGGGCGACGCCTCGGCCGTCCCCGGCGCCTTCAGCGTCGCGCTCTTCGGGGCGGCC comes from the Rathayibacter festucae DSM 15932 genome and includes:
- a CDS encoding MarR family winged helix-turn-helix transcriptional regulator — encoded protein: MSETTVRGGAGYWYPDESSTRRAVEVLSAMRGYRVSEVAMRRRTREKMAMGETDLIAIQFLLRRQREGDLVSAKDLAAHLSISSASTTVLIDRLVRSGHLVRKPHPSDRRGIVVEATVDSDQEVRETLQEMHRRMLEIAEDLDAGEAEVVVNFLRRMGAAVDEIDADAADHGEPEK
- a CDS encoding ABC-F family ATP-binding cassette domain-containing protein; amino-acid sequence: MTATLVAKGLSGGYAHRTLFDRLDLTVAPGDVVGVVGANGAGKSTLLRILAGETAPLDGSVVLAPGDAFVGWLPQEHERREGETVAAYIARRTGAAEASAELDEAASALAEPDPDGRIADRYALALDRWLASGAADLDERTPVVLADLGLALDATGRTSGVAADSLMTSLSGGQAARVGLAALLLSRFDVVLLDEPTNDLDLDGLERLEAFVRGLRGGVVLVSHDREFLARSVTRVLELDLAQNTTTVYGGGYDAFLEERETARRQRREKYEDFADKKEDLVSRARTQREWSSQGVRNAMKKAPDNDKIRRKASAESSEKQAQKVRQMESRIARLEEVEEPRKEWQLAFTIGSAPRSSSVVSTLNGAVARRGTFTLGPVSLQVDAGDRIGITGPNGAGKSTLLSLLLGRSAPEEGGASLGASVAVGEIDQARGLLAADVPLADAFEALVPEWPTAEVRTLLAKFGLKADHVSRPVGELSPGERTRAALALLQARGTNLLVLDEPTNHLDLAAIEQLEQALESYEGTLLLVTHDRRMLETVQLTRHWHVEAGVVTER
- a CDS encoding RNA polymerase sigma factor — protein: MTPAPPGEETRARVDAVWRIESARIVGTLARVTGDVGLAEDLAQEALVEALEQWPTTGVPRNAGAWLTAVAKRRAIDGWRRRTALDERYRLLARTLEESVDDEWRPIEDDVLRLVFTACHPVLSREASIALTLRLVGGLGTEAIARLFLVPVATVQQRIVRAKKSLAASGVPFEVPDPAEWRARLDAVLGVVYLIFTEGYAATSGDRWLRTEVAGEALRLGRVLAALLPREPEVLGLLALMELQASRFAARTAPNGSPVLLEDQDRTRWDRGQIERGREALRRADRVGRGRGPYGLQAAIAECHAIAPSVAATDWERIVLLYEILGRVSPSPVVELNRAVAVSMATGPASALLVVDRLASDGVLRGSHLLPSVRGELLARLGRREEARAELAVAAALAGNERTRALLLARAASL
- a CDS encoding YciI family protein, whose amino-acid sequence is MKYMLIMRATEAAKAAYEAIPFDEIITRMGQYNEAMITAGVLLAGEGLADDVATSGFVVDFSSEPAAITDGPYGETHELFNGFWIIQVSSKEEAKEWALRCPLVPGNKLEVRRVTDESDFADFADNEYLQKEAGWREDEKARAENG
- the mtnN gene encoding 5'-methylthioadenosine/S-adenosylhomocysteine nucleosidase, with amino-acid sequence MSAVEAIVLVAMDEEAEPFLAAAGGAPEPVAVGNALQWSIEVGGHPVLLVRTGVGLVNAAGGLTAAVLRVGGAPLVISAGSAGGLGAEVRVGDVVVGDEYVQTDADAQAFGYAMGQVPGMPARYSGHAPALAADLDAAMPGGAAITVRRGLIVSGDVFVSGDHVARVRGLYDGALATDMESVSLAQTAFVHGLPFVSVRGISDLCEPGSFEAHVDDAADRSAAVVRALLDAVG
- a CDS encoding S-ribosylhomocysteine lyase, yielding MEGPQEKETTVDQPRMNVESFNLDHRTVAAPYVRLADAKTLPAGDHLVKYDVRFTQPNRGHLEMPTVHSLEHLFAEKSRNHSDRVVDFSPMGCQTGFYLILQGEPELAEVLDLVESTLRDITEATEVPAANETQCGWGANHSLEGAQDAARTFLARRDEWEQVTA
- a CDS encoding DUF6338 family protein; this encodes MVVPDSAIGVAILLALVVPGVLYAAVRLWLRGFRWTDQNVSTRVFDAVLVSVVLDAVYLVVLGDDLVAFASDPRASFEREPRLVGGYLLWLGVLIPSAAAFVLHFRPRWWRPDWRWLARPQFRWIRLPVGRATAYESIPTAWDKVAQTMVDTWVKVQLPDGRRVGGWMSVKSFVSTYPQSRDIFVEVQFEVLADGTFGGRIEGSRGVWVSVPEGAVVEWLDAARPQQKEGSHVGSDHDH
- a CDS encoding response regulator yields the protein MKILIADDDPQILRALRITLTARGYDVVTAGDGTEAINRAIDERPDLYMIDLGMPRLDGVEVIQALRGWTSAPVLVVSGRTGSADKVGALDAGADDYVTKPFSMDEVLARIRALSRRVQPAEGEPTVRIGDVTVDLAAKSAMRDGAAVRLTPTEWQVLEILVRNAGKLVTRRSLLDEIWGPTHVTDTGYLRLYLAQLRKKLEPDPAHPRFLLTEAGMGYRFVPGEDAAAR